TTAGAATGTGTACACAGCCTGTGCTTAAAAACAATGATTACCTGAAGTTTGCCAATGATTCATGAGGCAAGTGTTGGCCTTACAAGCTCTAAGACCAACACGGAAAGAGTGTTTATTTATTTGTTAAAGCAAGCCACTATCAGGTGCCATGAGCCATTGTTCAGCCTTGGCATAATCATTAAAATATTGGGTAACCTGGGCTTTAGCTTGTTGTTCGGCCATGGTTTGCTCAATAGATAGTTGTGCATAAAAATCGTCAGTTAATAAAAATGCCATTCGAGTAATGCCCGCTGCCAGGTGCATAGGTACTATATTTTCATTATACCATTGTTGTAGTTCTGGCGAAATAGGCAAATCAAACTTAAGAGTATTTACCAAAATACCCTTGGCATCGTGTTCAAGGGCAGCCTTGGCTACTCCCGTCATACCTTCTTTAAAAAGCTCATCAGTCAAGAAACCGCTTCCTGTCCAGTAGTTGAGAATATACTTTTTAGTAGTGAAAAAAGTGCTTTTGAGATGGGTATCTTCATATAAGACAATTGTATCTTCCATAAACCGTAAATTTTTGTAAATATCCCCAATTTAACCATTAAAAAGTAGAAATGCTCACTTTCACGTTGCCCAACGAGACTAAAAAGTATATTTGCTCCAATTTCTTGGTACATTGGGTGAAGCTTAAAACCCAAAACTTGATAAGGAGTAGTCAAAAATGTTTTCTTTGTAAAAAAGCCAACACCCGATGACAAAAAAACAAAAACCACCCATTTGGATCATTCCTGTAATTGTATTTTCTCAGTTTGCCGGCACCTCACTCTGGTTTGCGGGCAATGCCGTGTTGCCAGACCTCCAGGCGTATCTACAGTTGAGCGGTAGTCAGGTATTGGGCAGCATTACCTCTGCAGTACAGTTAGGGTTTATTTTGGGCACCCTGGTATTTGCTTTTTTTGCCATTTCCGATAAGTTTTCGCCCCGTCGCATCTTTTTAGTTTGTGCCTTGTTGGGGGCTGTTGCCAATATGACCATTTTGTGGTTGGCCACCAATTTGTTTAGCCTGTTACTACTACGTTTTATGACAGGTTTTTTTCTGGCAGGCATTTATCCTATAGGGATGAAAATAGCTGCTGGTTGGTACCAAAAATCATTGGGCAAAGCCATTGGTTTTTTGGTAGGTGCGTTGGTATTGGGTACCGCGTTTCCTCATTTACTCAAAAGCATAGGAGGAGCACTTTCGTGGAAAACGGTGCTTCAGGCAGTCTCCCTTATTGCTGCAGTGGGCGGAACCGCCATGTACTTGTTGGTGCCCGATGGTCCCTACATTAGCAAAGGAGCAGGGTTTAACCCCAAAGTGTTGTTACAAATGTTTCGTACCAAAGACTTTCGCTGTGCTGCTTTTGGCTACTTTGGGCACATGTGGGAGCTTTACACCTTTTGGGCGTTTGTACCCATTGTTTTACAACAATATGCCCAGGCAAACCATTGGCAGGCAAACTTGTCTTGGTGGGCTTTTGTGGTCATTGCTGTAGGAAGTATAGGCTGTATTGTGGGAGGAATAGCTTCGGGGAAGGTAGGCAGCGCCAAAATAGCGGTTATTCAATTGGGTATATCAGGGCTCATGTGTTTGTTGTCGCCACTACTGTTTCAGTTGTCTCCAGCACTGTTTTTAGCTTTATTAGTAGTTTGGGGCATTACTGTAGTAGGCGACTCACCCCAGTTTTCGGCACTCACCGCCCAAACTGCTCCTCAGGCTTACGTAGGTTCTGCCCTGACCATTGTCAACAGCTTAGGGTTTGCCATTACCATTATAAGCATACAGTTTGTCAACTATCTGGCACAGCTCATGGCTCCCCAGTACATCTTTGTTACTTTACTTATCGGTCCCTTGTTTGGGTTGTGGGCAATGTACCCTTTGTACCGTAAAAAATGATGATCTTATGATAGTATCATAAAAATCATTGAACAATAAGATCTTCCTGTTTTGCTGCAACCTTGCCCTTGTTTACTGGGCAATAGATTGTTTCAATTGCTCAATTTCTGTCATGTGTGAGGTGGTTTGAATATTTTGTTTAGGAGGAAGTGCTTCAAAAGTAGTGAAATACCGCATTATTTGGCGAAAATGCCTGTTTTACTCATGATATTTTTGGAATAAAAAGTTTGAATGGCATATTTCCTGGGGGTCACTTTTGCATAGGTAGTACTTTTTATGTAATAAATATGTACCTTTGTGCGGCATTTGAGCAATGTCTTGAAAAATTGATATTAAAAATTATAAATACCGATGATCGCAATGCAGTTATATAAAGATAATAACTTAACCATTAAGTATGCAAAGGAAAGCAGCACCCTATTGATGACCTGGAGTGGTTATACAAATGATGATACTTACTGCAACCTTATTGATTTGATTAACAAGTTGATGGTGGCAAATAAAGTAAAAAGAACGCTGCATGATGTAAGAGAGCACAAAGGCATTACCCCTAAGTCGCAAGATTATGCTGCGGAACTCTCTCTGGAGTTTAGACAAAAACATTGGCAAATGGACAAGCGGGCAATGGTGATTAAGCCCGATCACGACGTGTTTTCTAAATATGGCGTACAGCGATTTGTCAAAAAAGTAGAAGATATAGATTATGAAGGGCAACGTCGTGAATTTTTTGACGATGTAGAAGAAGCGTACGCCTGGATAATGGGATAAAGTATTACAACAAAAAAGCCCCGGCAGGTGATAGAAACTTGTCGGGGCTTTTTTGTTGGGTAAGTACTTTTAGGAATGTGATCGCCCCGTAAACGGGATTTCGGGCGTAGCCCTCAACAATAACCCCGATAAGAAATCGGGACTTTGAAGCTGTCCGGTTTAGAACATATCCTCTTTCCTGACTTTCGTTACCCCGGCAGTTCCGCCGGGACTGTGAGCTTTTATTGTCCGTAGTACCGTCCCACGGTCTGGCTCAACATCCCCCGGATGTTGCCTTGCCCGCAAAAAGTGCCTCAGTCAGCCTTGAGTTTATGACCTCAATCTCGACACTTATTTTGAACATGTTCCTTAGCTTAAACTTCAAGATAACACTCAAGGCAGGTAACTGCCTTTCCTATCAAAATAATGACTCTTCAAACAGCCCCTCCCAACTTTGATTCAGAGAAGTAGCGCCAACCCACAGTCCCCA
This portion of the Microscilla marina ATCC 23134 genome encodes:
- a CDS encoding MFS transporter, producing MTKKQKPPIWIIPVIVFSQFAGTSLWFAGNAVLPDLQAYLQLSGSQVLGSITSAVQLGFILGTLVFAFFAISDKFSPRRIFLVCALLGAVANMTILWLATNLFSLLLLRFMTGFFLAGIYPIGMKIAAGWYQKSLGKAIGFLVGALVLGTAFPHLLKSIGGALSWKTVLQAVSLIAAVGGTAMYLLVPDGPYISKGAGFNPKVLLQMFRTKDFRCAAFGYFGHMWELYTFWAFVPIVLQQYAQANHWQANLSWWAFVVIAVGSIGCIVGGIASGKVGSAKIAVIQLGISGLMCLLSPLLFQLSPALFLALLVVWGITVVGDSPQFSALTAQTAPQAYVGSALTIVNSLGFAITIISIQFVNYLAQLMAPQYIFVTLLIGPLFGLWAMYPLYRKK